The window TCCGCTTTTAGATTTAGATAAAATTATTAAAAAAGATAAAAAAGTAAACCTTTCTGCCATAGGAAACCACTGCAAAGGAACTCGCTTTATAAATGGTAATCATTTAATTTCAAACAAATTAGAGAACACATTTGATATACTAAACAAACAGTCTAACAATTGGTTTTATGGTAGATTGGATGTTAAATATAATTCTTTTGAGGATTTAGAAAATGGCGATTTTAAAATTCTTGAATTAAATGGAATACTTGCAGAACCTACTCATATTTATGATGCTGAAAAAACTACGTATTTTAAAGCATTAAAAACAATGAGAAATCATTGGAAACAGTTATCTAAAATTGCTATCTACAATAATAAAGTACAAAATGTACCGCATAGAACAACTTTAGGTTTACTTAAAGATGTTAGAAAGTTAAATAAATACACCAAGTATATTTCTAAGTTAAATAGAATTGACTAAATCTTTTTTTGGTGTGGTTGGATTGTAACCAAAATCGGCATCTGGTAATTGGATTCCTAATTGATGAATTATAAAACCGATACTTGCAAAATGATGTATTGCGTGGCTATGAGCTTGTGCTAAAGCACTTCCTAATGTATAATTTGCTGTTATTTTACCTGTTCCTAAATCGTCAGTTACCGAAATAATTTGATCGAAATCTACACTTTCTATAGTGTACAATTGTGTTATCACTTTATCAAAATAAGCTAAACCTGCTGCTGTTGTTTGTTCAGCTAAACAGTTTCTTTCTCTTAATGAAAAATCTACATTTTTACTTTCTAAACCATTAAATATACAGGTAAAAGCATCTAAAATATGACGCATATTACAACCTATACTAGAATTATATGGAAGAATTGTTCCGTTGCTATATTGTTCGTCTGAAATAGAATTTAATAATTTTATTCCTCTTTGTAAGTTTTTCTCTATTGCTTTGATCATTAAGAATTAGGCTTTTTAAGATAAGTCGCATAAATATATAACTATTTACTTTTTTAAATAAAATATTCTAAAAAAAACTATTAACAACTTAGTTACAATAAACCCAGCAAACAAGCTTAGCCCTGATTGAACGGCATGTTTGAGCTCTTTTTGAAGTATGAAAAAAAGCGAGTAGTGAAAGCAGGAAATAGCTTCTAAAAAGAAAAAAAAGAGTCGGGAAAACTACCTACTAGATACTACAAACTAAATTTTGGCACGCTTGTTGAAAACTATACAATAATTGCGGAAGCCGAAAAGCATATAGAGTAAGCGTAACCCTAAATCTAGAAATTATGAAAAAAGGGATATTTTTATTAGTAGCATTATTAACTTTAGGTACAACAGTACAAGCTAAAGAAATTGCACCAACTAACAAAATTGGGGTTAACTATACTTATAGTGAAGCCGTTAGTTTTGTAGAACGAAACATTAAGTTTCACGTATTTTTAAACGGAGATTTTGATTTTGACACTCATTTCAGAAACAATAACCGTGTTAGAATTGAAAGAAATTACAGAGGTCAAGTATCTCGTATTGGAAACACATTTATTAATTATGATGTTCGCGGAAACGTAAAACGAATTGGTAGTGTGTATATAGATTATAGCTTTGGAAACTTAGCAAGAGTTGGTAATTTAGAAGTGAGGTATGACAGATGGGGAAATCCACGTTTTTATGGTCATGTAAAACATTATAACACGTACTATAATTCTGGTAGCGGAATTAGCATACACATTGGAGGTATTTACGATTATTATGATAACTACTTTTATAGAAACGATTTTAGAAGACATTATACTCGTTTTAGAGAAGACAACAACTTCTTTTACTACAGAGCAAATACAAATGCTAAAATTGGTAAGCGTAGCAAAATTATAAAAAGAAGAAAGCCAAGTGCTACACACAACAGAACACGTGGTAACACAACTTATAATAAGAAAGTAAATAGAAGAAGTACTGCTAATAAAGCACCTATAAAAGCTACTCCAAAAAGGAAAGCAGTAAAAAAAGTTACACCTAGAAAAGTTACACCTAGAAAAACAACTGTAAGAAAGGTAACTCCAAAGAGAACAACTTCTACAAGAACTACTACTAAGAGAGTAACTCCAAAAAAAGTAATTTCTAAGAGAACAACTCAAAAGAAAGCAACTCCTACTAAGAGTAAAACTAAAAGAAAAGTAGCTAAAAGAACTACTAGAAGATAAATTGAAGAAGAAGAGTAAATTAGAAATCCCGCATAATATGCGGGATTTTTTTGTGCTTTATATTTTTTAAAAACTAAACTTAATGAATTTCTAACAATTGTAAAGAGCTCGTATTTTTAATTGCAACCTCTTCAGAAAAATTACCATGTATTAATAAGTTATTTTCATGACGGTTAACCAATTCTTTCATTTTTTTCCTATTTAAAAGAAGTATGGTAGCTTTTCCTGAATGATCTTTGGTCTCTAAAATGTTTTCTCCATTAAACTCTACAATCCAATTACTTTCGTGAATATTCTCTGTATAATCAAATTCTATTTTAGGCATTTTATAAAAGTTAACATCTTTAATATACCCTAATTCTACTTTAACTCTTAAGTTGCCTCCTTCTACTGTATACGCTTCCTCTAAACCAGCATCCTCTAATGTAAACTGATTAGCAACTGCCTTTTTCATAGTTATTTTTAATTGCCCTTCCGCTAAATTTAACCCTAAATCACCCATTTAATATTGTTTTAAAACGTTAATATATCTATCCTTAAACAAAAGTATAGCAAGTACAGTTATCTTAATATGATATAAATCATATAACTATTAATCTTAAAAAGAGTACCGTTTAGATTTTTATATAGTATACTATTTTGGGCGTTCGAGCGGGCTTTTCACTACAATCTTTTGTTCATACTTCACAAAAGGATTTCCACTGCAATCCCTAACGCGAGCGTATTTATAAAGAAATAAAGTTTATTTCTCTAATTTACATTTTACTCTGCCAACATTTTCTGCTTTCTTTTGTGTAATTTTTTTGATTATAGATTTACACTTAATTAAGCCTTTACAGTCTTTCTTTACATGATAGGTTTTACTTGATGTTGTGGTGCAGATAAATACTTCTTTTCCCATGGTTTGAAAAGCTGTTAAAAAGATGAAAATTGATAACAATAAAAATATTTTTTTCATAACTTGCTTTATTTACTTTCAAATGTAAAGGTTCTTTAATTAATAAAAACTCCAAATAAAATAATTTAAACGGTATAAATAATGCCCCTACACATTATTATATGGTGTAAAACTATAATAGATGGAGTTTAATTTTATAATTCTCTTATATTATTGGTAACCTAAAAAATATATTTTAATAATTATTTGGGTGGTAAACCAAGTTACCATTATAGTCTTTTTTATAAGTTCCTAAAACATTTCCGAAACCATCTTTTTTTACAATATTTCCGTTATAGGCTTTAGATAAAGTATACAACACATTTCCATATTGATCTTTAACAACTTTATTCCCATTAAAATCTGTAGATTTCACACTTTTTGTGTTTCCATAATTATCTTTAGAAACAGTATTACCATTATAATTTTTTGATTCTGTTTTTATAATATTTCCGTATTGGTCTTTCCAAACAAAATCTCCATTATAATTTTTAGAGCCAATAGCTACAACATTTCCATATTGATCTTTAGCAATAGTATTACCATTATAATCTTTAGAATAGGTTAGTTTTTGTGCATAACTAAATGCTGTAAAGAATATAAAAACTAGTATTATTATTTTTTTCATGTCTTTTATAATTTAATTTTTATCTACCAAAAATATTTACATAATTCAATAAAACCTTACGGAAATCCGTAAGGTTTTAAACTAGCACTTTTTCCTTTTCAATAGTTTCTTTCCGAAATTATTACTTCAAAGGTAATTTCTTAAAACAAAAAAAGACTACGGGTTTCCGTAGTCTAAATATTTTGTTTTAAAATGCATTTTTAAATAAGGCCAAAATCTTTAGCAATAGCAACTAAATGCGCTGGATTATTTGCATTAAAATGTTCTTTTAAAAATTTTAATCTTTTTTCTATAGAGCTTTTTCCAGATGGTTTTATTCCTTTTTCTTCAAACATTCTAGGCAAATTATCTTGTAAAACGCCTTTAGAAAGTTGTGCTATTATATGAATATCGTACGATGTAATTTCAATTGTTTCTTTTGGGTGAATTGCACTCTTTAAACCTGGTGAAATACAAAACTCGTTTGAAGTAAATGTTTTATGTATTGTTTTCTTTAATTCTTTTAATCCGTTTCTATTTTTCCAAATATAGCCTTGAATATTTAAGTTTTTGTATAAACTTTGAATTCTAAAAGGTTTGTCTTCTACAGAGAAAACAATAATTTTTAAATCCGAAAATTCTTTTCGTATTTTTTCAATCAATTCATCTCCAGATTTTAATTTTTGAGGAGTTCCATCATTTTCAAAAGATAGATCAGAAATTATTAATTGATATGGTTTATTTATTAAATGTGCTTTTTTAATTTTTAAAAACGCCTCATCACAATAGGAAACATAATCTACTGTTTGTATATTAATCTCGTCCAATACAGTTTTAATTCCGCTATTAATAACATCAAAATCTTCTACTACTAAAACTTTTTTAAACATTTTTAATTTTTAAAATTGAATGTAACTTTTAAACCTTTATTCTGTTTGCTTTCAAAATTAATAGTTCCTTTTATCGTTTTTATACGGGTTTCCATATTTTTAAGTCCATTTTTAAAAACTATAGTATTCTCTTTAAACCCAACTCCATTATCTGAATAAGCTATTTGTAAAAAATTATGCTCTTTTTTACAAGAAATAACAACCAAATTAGCATTACTATGCTTTTTCATATTTACAAACAATTCATTAAAAACTCTATATATAACAATTTGTTTGTTATTTTTTAAGTTATTTAATTCTAGAGAAGGCAAATCATTTAGGATAATTTTACATGTATCAGAATTATAACTTGAAACTAATTCTCTAAAATAATTTTCAAAATTTCTACCTGTTTCAATAGAGTCATTTTCATGGGAAATTGCTCTAGTTTGTAAGTATATTTTATCTAAATCGTTTATAATTTCTGCTGTATTATAGTTAGTATTCTGCACTTTAGCTATAACATTAAACATATTATTACCTAATTCATCATGTAACTTTTTTGCAATTCTTGTTTCTGTATTATAACTTTCTAGTAAAATTCGTTTTTTATGTTGTTGCTTTCTTCTATAAATTAGAAATAACAAACCTGCAGTTAAAACAGCTCCACTAAATAAAATGTTTTTCTTTTGATTACTTTCTTGTTCTGCAATCAACTTATTTTCAGTAGCTAATGTTTTAAATTTCAATTTTTGCTTCTCTTCTTCTTCATAATTATATTTAATTTTAGCAAACTTGTATTGCCTTTTTGTATCCGCTGCTTGTAAACTATCTCTTAAATGAATACTTTCCTTATAAAATTTTATTGCCTTATGAGGTGTTTGTAGCGCTACAATTTTGTCTATTGCCTCAATTATATCATTCGGACTTCTTTCTTTTTTTGATATTTTATACATGTTATTTGCATAAAAGAACGATTTGCTTTTATCTTTTTTATAAAAGTATTCAGACAAATGGCTGTAAGAAGCAATTAAACCATAATTATCTTTACTCTTTATTTTGATTGAATTTGCTAATAATAAATCTTTTAAAACATTTGCTTTTGGGTTTTGTAACCATTTAATATGGGCTAAATTATCTATGATTCTAATTCTTGTTTTTGTATTTTTAATTGAATCTTGCAATAAACCATCTAGCATTAAAATTGATTTCAAATAATTGCCTTGTTCTTTATAAACATTAGCAATATTTTTTTTAATAATAACCACATTTTTTTCAGAAGGCTTATAAAATAATGCCTTATTGTAATTATAAATAGCTTCCTCAAATAAAAATTGCCTTTTTGAGTTTATGGCTAAAGTATTGTAAGAAGATATAATCGTTTTTTTTCTTCTACCATTTAAATATTTTAAACTATTAATTCCAGAGATATCACTATTTGCATAATCACCAAAATCAGATTCTATAATTGCAATATTTAATAAACATCTTGCAACTTGAATACTGTCATTTTCTTGTAGATATAATTCTTTCGATTTTTTGTAGTAATAGAATGCACTGTCTTTAACCTTTAATTTTCTTTGAAATTCTGCAATCTTATAGTATGATCTTGCTTCTTGGCTTTTATTCTTATTCTCCAAAGCTCTATTGAGTAACTTTTTAGAGTAGATTAAAGCTTTCTTATTTTCTTTTTTCTTTCTATAAACATTGACTTCTTTATAAATACTATCAAAAGATTTATTTAATAGTTGCTCTTGAAAACAAAACAAGTTATTGTTCAAAAACAAGGTAAAAAAAAAGAGGAATAAGGTTTTCAATTTCATTCCTCTAAAATACTATAAATCCTGATTTAAAAAATTTTAATTTCCTCCACCAAAATCATCATCATCATCATCATCATCATCATCATCATCATCAGGAATATGACTATCTTCACCTCCAGTTGCTAAAGTTTCTACTTTAACTGGTTCATTTTCTAGGTTTTCATCTAAATCTGTACAAGATGTAAAAACTCCGGTTGCAAATAACATTGCAAATACTAAATACACTTTTTTCATTATTATTCTTTTAAAAATTAAACAATAGTGTTGCTATCCGAATTTTACAATTCAGCTTGTTTGTTGTTCACAACACATTAAAATTTAAAAGAGTCGCGCGCCTCTTTTGCGGGAAGTCGTAGAATGAAATAGTGTTATTAGTTTGTTTTCCCAATTCAATAAAAACAACACTATAGCATTCTGTTTTTTGCAGTAATAGTTCTCTTTTTTTTCTAGAAAACTATTTCTATTGCAAATATCGGAAGTGATTTTAAGTTAATAGTAGCCAACATTTGGACAATTTAGAAGCAAGGCTAATTTGTCTAATTTTAGACAGTTTTAACCTTGTTTTGTCTAAAATGTCTACTTTTAGACAACCAAACAACTTACTATGATTAAAGTACTTATAATTGATTTTTTTAATGAAATTGAAAAAAAGGAACTTAAGAAGAATAAAAATGCCAAAGCCACTTTTTGGGTAGAAGAACTACAAAAGGTTACCCCAATTGATAAAAATTATATTAGTGTTAAAAAAGCAACACGTTTATATAATAAATATGTTGAGGAAAAAGAACAAGTAATTGTTAAGGAACCAAATAAATATCTTTTAGACTTTATGTCTCAGTATATAGGCTTTAAAGATTTTGAAGAATATGAGTCAAAAAAGGAATCAAAAGAAGAAATTAGCAAACAAAATGAACCTCAAATTTTTTATCAAAATGATAAAGAATCATTTCTAAAAAAATATAAAAAACTCATTATTACTCTTTCTGTAGCATCTACTTTTTTACTTTTTTTTTTGTCATTAAAAACAGTAAGAATGAATTAGAAACTTGTATTATTTGGAAAGATACTCGTTTCAAAAAAAGTTCTTGTAAAGTAAAAAACACTATAGATAATGCTATTTATAATATCAATATTCAAGGTTTTGAAAAAATAAAAGTTACCAAAGAAACACCTTTTTTTAAAAATGGTAAGCCTAAAGTTTGGTACGGAAAATCATCTAAAGGAAAAATAGAGTATTTTACACAAAGAGGAATTCATCCTGAAACTTTAAAAGAATTAAATCCAATTACAGAATACATTATTAATAAATATGTTTTTACAGAAGAGGGTGAAAAAACTATTGTAAACTAAAAAAGCAGCTAATTAAATTAGCTGCTTTCATATAAAATATTCGTTTAGAATTTATCTAATCAATTTTCTATATTTAATACGTTTTGGCATTAAATCTCCACCCAAACGTTTCTTTTTATTCTCTTCATAATCAGAGAAAGAACCTTCAAAGAAATAGACATTACTATCTCCTTCAAAAGCTAAAATGTGTGTACAAATTCTATCTAAAAACCATCTATCGTGACTAATAACTACGGCACAACCAGCAAAGTTTTCTAAACCTTCTTCTAAGGCTCTTAATGTATTTACATCTAAATCGTTTGTTGGCTCATCTAAAAGTAAAACGTTTCCTTCTTCTTTTAAGGTCATTGCTAAATGCAAACGGTTTCTTTCTCCACCAGAAAGTGTAGAAACTTTTTTGTTCTGCTCGCTTCCACCAAAATTAAAACGACTTAAATAAGCACGAGAGTTTACTTGCTTTCCTCCCATAATTACTAAATCTTGTCCGTCAGAAAAGTTTTCCCAAATAGATTTATCTGCATCAATATTTGAGTGTGCTTGATCTACATACGCAATTTTAGCCGTTTCACCTACTTTAAAAGTTCCACCATCCGGAGCTTCTTCTCCCATAATCATTTTAAAAATTGTGGTTTTACCAGCACCGTTTGGCCCAATAATTCCTACAATTCCTGCTTGCGGAAGGTTAAACTCTAAATTATCGTATAATAATTTATCTCCAAAGGCTTTAGAGACTCCAGTAGCTTCTATAACATTGGTTCCTAAACGTGGACCATTTGGAATATAAATTTCTAATTTTTCTTCGGTTTGTTTTTGATCTTGACTCATCAATTTTTCATAGCTCTTCAAACGTGCTTTTTGCTTTGTTTGACGACCTTTTGCGCCTTGACGAACCCAATCTAACTCGCGTTCTAATGTTTTTTGACGTTTAGAAGCTGTTTTGCTTTCTTGCGCCATTCTTGTAGATTTTTGATCTAACCAAGAAGAGTAATTTCCTTTCCAAGGAATTCCTTCTCCTCTATCCAGTTCAAGAATCCAACCTGCAACGTTATCTAAGAAATATCTATCGTGCGTTACGGCAATTACAGTTCCTTTATATTGTGCTAAATGATGCTCTAACCAATGTACAGATTCTGCATCCAAGTGGTTTGTTGGCTCATCTAATAATAAAATTTCTGGCTCTTTTAATAACAATCTACAAAGTGCAACACGTCTTTTTTCTCCACCAGATAAAACACCAATTTTCTTATCAGAATCTGGTGTTCTTAATGCATCCATTGCAATTTCTAGTTTGGTATCTAATTCCCAAGCATTTGCTGCATCAATTTTATCTTGTAAATCGGCTTGTTGCGCCATTAACTTATCCATCTTATCGGCATCAGAATATACTTCTTCTAAACCGAACATGTCGTTAATTTTGTTGTATTCATCTAAGATAGCAACAGTTTCTGCAACACCTTCTTTTACAACTTCTAAAACTGTTTTTTCTGGATCTAATTGTGGCTCTTGTTCTAAATATCCAACGTTATATCCTGGAGAAAAAACTACATCTCCTTGAAAGTTTTTTTCTTGTCCTGCAATAATCTTCAATAAAGTAGATTTACCAGAACCGTTAAGACCTAAAATTCCGATTTTTGCTCCATAAAAGAAGCTTAAATAAATATCTTTTAAAACTTGTTTTCCTGTAGATTGATAGGTTTTAGAAACCTTATTCATGGAAAAAATGACTTTTTTATCGTCGCTCATTGTTGTTTTTTATTTTAATTTGAATACTGAATACTGCTCACTGAATACTGAATTTATACTCTTCCTTTTAAGGCATTAAATACCCAAGCAATACAGAAGAAACCTATACCAACAGTTGCAAAACCCCATCCGGCAACATCATCATATCTGTATGCTCCCATTAAGATTAATACTACTCCCATAAATAACATTAAGAAAGTTGCCCAGCCTAAAACTGTATTTTTATTCATTGCCATAATTAACTGATTAGTTTATTAATAAAGTTGAACTGCAAATATCGGTATTTATATTAGACTTGTCAAGTAATAGTTTACTGCTCTTTTCTTGGGGAAATGGCGCTCGCGTTAGCGATTGAACGGCATGTTTGAGCTCTCCCGATTTTTATCGGGAAGCGAGTAGTGAAAGCGCGACGGTTTTGGTTGCTTTTAGTTTATTGACTTGAATGTATTTTAAAAAAAGTAAACATTGATAAAAAAATTAAATTACCAAAACCGTAACGCCCTAAAAATTATAAAAAAGGTTCGTTTTTTAACCTCTAGCAAGTCTACGAATTGCAACCCATTCTTTCATTTTTTCTCGTGCATCTGCAGCTGGATAACCAACAACAGTTTTACCTGCAGGAACATCTGCAATAACGCCAGATCCTGCACCAACAGTTGCTCCTGAATGAATTGTTGTGTGGTCTTTTATGGAAGCGCTTCCGCCAATTACAACGCCATCGCCTAAAGTTACTGAACCTGCTAAACCGCTATTTCCTGCCATAATACAGAACTTTCCAAGAACAGAATTGTGCCCAATTTGTACTAAATTATCAATCTTACAACCGTCTCCTAAAATTGTAGAGCTAAATTTACCTCTATCTACACAAGAATTTGCTCCTATTTCAACATAATTACCAATTACAACATTTCCAATATGAATAATTTTTGTTAAGCCTTGTTCACTTGGTCTATAACCAAATCCGTCTGCGCCAATACTAACATTTGTATGAAAAATACAATTGCTACCAATTTCTGTTCTTTCTCTAATTACAGTTCCTGACCAAATTGTGGTGTTATTACCAATTTTAGTGTCATCAAAAACAGAAACATTTGGATAAATTATTACATTATTGCCTAAAATTACATTTTTACCAATGTAAGAGTTTGCTCCTATTTTACAACCTTCTCCAATTTTTGCTGAACTATCAATTACTGCAGTTGGATGAATATCAACATCAAAACTTGGTGATTCTGGCTCAAAAGCTTCCAAAAGAATTGCCATTGCTAAATCGGCATTTTTTACTTTAATTAATGCTTTGTTTTCTCCTGGTGCCAAGTCTAATTTTTCATCTATAATTGCTGCGCTTGCATTAGAGTTTTCCCATAAACGAGCAAATTTTCTATTTCCAATAAAAGTAACTTGTCCTTTTAAGGCTTTTTCTATTTGTTCTGGAGCAGTAATATTTTCTGCACAAGCACCTATTAATTCGCCTTTAACTAATGAATTAATTTCTTGAATTGTAAATGATTTCATGTTGATTTTTTGTTATTAGTTGATAAAAATAGTCTTTAATTTTTTAAAACTATAAATCCTGCAACAAAGCAGGATTTATAGTTAATATCGTCTTCTATTATTTCTGGGCCTAGATGTTTGTTGCTCTTCTTTCCTAGGTTGTTTAGGTCGTAAATCTTCTTTCTTTCTTTTTTGATATTTTTTCCACCTCTTAAACTGTTTTTCTGTTAAAACTGGTTGTAAAGTTGTGTTTAATATCTCTTCGTTTTTCTTTATAGAATCTCTAATTGGCAAAACAACTATTTCTATTCGCTGCCTAATTCTTCTTCCTAAATCTGGATTATTTCTA of the Tenacibaculum todarodis genome contains:
- the ettA gene encoding energy-dependent translational throttle protein EttA; protein product: MSDDKKVIFSMNKVSKTYQSTGKQVLKDIYLSFFYGAKIGILGLNGSGKSTLLKIIAGQEKNFQGDVVFSPGYNVGYLEQEPQLDPEKTVLEVVKEGVAETVAILDEYNKINDMFGLEEVYSDADKMDKLMAQQADLQDKIDAANAWELDTKLEIAMDALRTPDSDKKIGVLSGGEKRRVALCRLLLKEPEILLLDEPTNHLDAESVHWLEHHLAQYKGTVIAVTHDRYFLDNVAGWILELDRGEGIPWKGNYSSWLDQKSTRMAQESKTASKRQKTLERELDWVRQGAKGRQTKQKARLKSYEKLMSQDQKQTEEKLEIYIPNGPRLGTNVIEATGVSKAFGDKLLYDNLEFNLPQAGIVGIIGPNGAGKTTIFKMIMGEEAPDGGTFKVGETAKIAYVDQAHSNIDADKSIWENFSDGQDLVIMGGKQVNSRAYLSRFNFGGSEQNKKVSTLSGGERNRLHLAMTLKEEGNVLLLDEPTNDLDVNTLRALEEGLENFAGCAVVISHDRWFLDRICTHILAFEGDSNVYFFEGSFSDYEENKKKRLGGDLMPKRIKYRKLIR
- a CDS encoding DinB family protein; the encoded protein is MIKAIEKNLQRGIKLLNSISDEQYSNGTILPYNSSIGCNMRHILDAFTCIFNGLESKNVDFSLRERNCLAEQTTAAGLAYFDKVITQLYTIESVDFDQIISVTDDLGTGKITANYTLGSALAQAHSHAIHHFASIGFIIHQLGIQLPDADFGYNPTTPKKDLVNSI
- a CDS encoding CAL67264 family membrane protein; amino-acid sequence: MAMNKNTVLGWATFLMLFMGVVLILMGAYRYDDVAGWGFATVGIGFFCIAWVFNALKGRV
- the lpxD gene encoding UDP-3-O-(3-hydroxymyristoyl)glucosamine N-acyltransferase; translated protein: MKSFTIQEINSLVKGELIGACAENITAPEQIEKALKGQVTFIGNRKFARLWENSNASAAIIDEKLDLAPGENKALIKVKNADLAMAILLEAFEPESPSFDVDIHPTAVIDSSAKIGEGCKIGANSYIGKNVILGNNVIIYPNVSVFDDTKIGNNTTIWSGTVIRERTEIGSNCIFHTNVSIGADGFGYRPSEQGLTKIIHIGNVVIGNYVEIGANSCVDRGKFSSTILGDGCKIDNLVQIGHNSVLGKFCIMAGNSGLAGSVTLGDGVVIGGSASIKDHTTIHSGATVGAGSGVIADVPAGKTVVGYPAADAREKMKEWVAIRRLARG
- a CDS encoding response regulator transcription factor codes for the protein MFKKVLVVEDFDVINSGIKTVLDEINIQTVDYVSYCDEAFLKIKKAHLINKPYQLIISDLSFENDGTPQKLKSGDELIEKIRKEFSDLKIIVFSVEDKPFRIQSLYKNLNIQGYIWKNRNGLKELKKTIHKTFTSNEFCISPGLKSAIHPKETIEITSYDIHIIAQLSKGVLQDNLPRMFEEKGIKPSGKSSIEKRLKFLKEHFNANNPAHLVAIAKDFGLI